ATATGAAATACactttgtcaaattaaaaatgatctCTCTTTGCCCAGGTGCCGTCACGGCGATGTGGATGAACGATTTGTGCAGCACGGTGATCACAGGGGGGGAGGACCGACAGATGATCTTCTGGAAGCTCCAGAGTTAAACAAAGTGCTCCTGCACAAATCCACCATGGAGATAAAGACTTCCTGTGCAGCAGGCCAAGTATCCTGCACACCCACTGACTCTGAACAGACTCATGACGGAGCTGGACTGTAAAGCTACAGTATCAGAGCAGGGGGAGTAGCCGACACCTCTTTCTCAACTGTTCTCAATCCAAATCCGGATTATAGGAAACGCTATTTACCAGGTCTGTCTGCATATTGAGAGAAAATGTCAGATTGCTGTTTTTTGCATGAGGAGAAAAATATATAGTGTATATGCCTTACGTTTCAGCCTATTCTACATTTGTGTGGATTTTTCCCTTTGCTCTTTACCATGTTacgctgctgttgttgttgttgttgttgttttttaatcagtGATCCTGTTTCTGTAGCTTTATGTGCATTTTGTTATTATAATGTGGCCTCACAGTTACAGAGCTTCATGCTACTCAGGTTTTATTGTTAATAGATGCTTACCTCTAAATATACACAAATCAGAAGCCTCAGAGATTCAGATTCAGGCAGTTTGTTTCCTTAGATGCACCAGGAAGAGATGTATTGATAATTATTAGGTAATATTAAGAGAAACCAAACCATGAGTATACAGTATTAGCTATTCCACCAGGTGACTTGTTAAAATCATGTGGCAATAATccaggaagagaggaaaagaccCCAAATAAATGTGCTCATCATGTGGACATGAAATATGTTTGAGGTGTGCTTcttcctgcagagacagagacagtggacGGCTTGGATTCATGTCAGTTACAGTAGATTCCAGTTTTCCAACAGAAAAATGAACCAGTTCTCTGTGTCTTCAAGTGTTTAGTAGGTTTTACtctgaatttaaaaaacactgctTCAGTGTCACCATGTTAGTAAGCACCCAGCACCTCACTTCAATTCTCCTGTCAAACAGCAGATGGTGCTCCTGGTCTGCTCAGCCATGGATGCCATCACTGCTCATTTTAAAAAACGAATTCTTTCAATCTAAAACATCCAAATTAAAGGACTACAGAAAGAACCTCAGTCTCAAGTATAAGAGCTCGGCTTTTAATagcaaaatattattttcaatacattttatatgGAAAGATACAcatgatttacaatatacacaattaaaacacaataataactGCAGCATGTAGCTTAACAGACATTTCTAACCAAAGTTAAGAAGGTGAACATTATCAGATTATAACTACAGCTGTCCTGTTTCAGCTCTGCAACCTGGTTTCATGTGTGCTGAGGAGCATCACATGAAAACTAGAAACCTTTTGACTGGCAGATCTGTCCCTTTGAGTCAGTGCAAAAGTGTGGATCTGTGGCATCGAACGTCCTGTTCTCAATTTGCGTCTGCTGCAGCTTTCTGTGGACagaggacaaaaaaataaataaaaagtcacaTCACTGCTCCATACTCGGTAGGTGATGAGGTGGCTGCATCCAGAGGTCATCAGTAAAAGCTGCACACAACCAAATCAAAGCTGATTGGGTCTAAATATGAAAAGTTTACCTTGAGTCTTTCCATGAAGCCTCCTTTGCGCATGTCGGCGAACGCTCTCATCAACTTGGGCGTCTGCGGTTTGGTTCCAAACAGAGTCAtacctttcttcttctcctctgtggttTTCGCAACTACAGGACCTTTGGCTTTGAGCAGTTGCCTTTGCAGTCACAGACATAATCAACAATGAGttgcttatttattttgatatagtaTGAAATGGATCTGATCGAGTGTAATTTGGGAGGATAAATTAGTCGTGACAGTTATAATGAACAGGCGTAGTCAAAATCAAGCTTCAGTGACTCACCTTCCCTTCCTGGCCAGCACTTTCTGAGACTCTGGGTAGTGGACGAGGATGTCAAACAGGTCCTTCTTCTCCAGGACGAAAAGGTTGGCGAAGCCGTGTGCTTTGACGTTAGCGGTGCGCCTGTTTCCTCCGTCTTTAGCAGACTGCAGTAAACTGTCGGGAGGAGGAAAGGTTAGAAACATAAATGTGTCCATGTCAAAAATCACTGGGTCTCTTGCCATCATCCTTTGTTAATATaccagtgttaaaaaaaaagttgttggATTGCAGTTGATCATTATTACAAATGCAATCTTAAGAAAGACTTCTAAATGTAAATATGCTATGTTTAATAGAACGATGTGGTTGCACTTGGGGAGAGTTTTTAATCacatattcattacatttcatttagctaaCGCTTTTCTCCAAAGCGACtaacaataagtgcattcaaacctaGGGAACAACCCATTCACTGATATCAAGCTGTTCATGGATGACTAAACTAAGGACAGTATTGAATCCTTTTATATTACGTTGTAGTGGTCACTACCACATGTGCACCCTAACCTGATTTCTCCAAACACGCAGCCGGCCTTCAGTGTGACAAACACAATGCTGTTGTCAGGTCCTCCCACAACCTGCACCGCTCCACCTTTGATGATGTACATCTCTTTACCGATGTCCCCCTGCAGAGAGCGCAGGATGGGAACACAGACGTCAGCAGTGTTCACAtttactgcattttaaagtgtgtCATtaggggaaacacacacatgcacgtactCACTTTCTTCACCACAAAGTCTCCAGGCAGGTAGACGATTGACTTGAGCCTCAGCAACATGTCCACCAGCATCTGCTGGTCACAGCCCTGAAAGAAGCAGATGAGGTCCACAAGTAAGTTTTCATTAGTAAGGTAATATAAACTTCTTAAATATGTCCTAGTATAATAAGGGCATCAAAAGCGTTACTAAAAATCTCAAAGGCGTAAGGCGTCAGAATATGTTATAGTATAGGAAGGCTTCCaaattttcataattttttttaacagtataGTAGGAAGTAAAATGTCAGAgtatagttttatttttaggGTGCATTTTAGTTGCAGAAGACTGCAGTATCTAAAGAGACCTGATTTTGaggttaatttttttaaactaccACTACTGATGTAGCTTTCACTAAGGTATACAGGCCCTGTAGTTCTTTAAACTGTTCACTCAATATAGCAATTCGGCAAAACCTCAAacatttagtttaaaataaCCCCAAAAACAATGCTGCTATCAAAGTGGACAAAGTGAATGCTACCTCACCTGAAACAGTGCGATCTTCTGAAAAGTGGCCAGGTTGATATCCACGGCGATGGCGATTCTCATCACCAGAGGCATCTTGTCCAGGAGCTCGGACTCATCTGGATGGGACAGAGAGTGTGTCTGCATGAATGGAGGTTTATCTGTATACACACACTTGAAGGTCTTAATTTGAGGGTCTTGACTTTCTCTATCTGTTTTTTCATTGAGACGTACCCAGCATGCCCTGTTCGGCCCACGTGTAGTTGTACCAGGTACGGACTCTGTTCTGGACGACCTTAGAGATGGTATAAGTGTTCATGTACTCAACACAGCCGTCCATCGATGCCCGGAAATATGTCTGTCCTGCTGTGGCTGCTCCAATGACATCTCTCATctcaaagaaagaacaaaatcaacaaattaAGTAAATACatacaacaaaaaacagagaCTCAAAGAACCACTCGTATTAAAAAGAATAACCATcgaaatgaaagacaaaaataaagtaaaaactcTCCTCCCACCTGTCCAATCAAACTTGAGAACACAAAGACACCAATGAAGAAGTTTATCATCTGAAACAAGATCTCAAAGATGGTCACCGGCTCTGGAAGACCCCCGATGTTGATCAGACTCCGGACGGCGAAGTAGTAACAACGCAGGTACCTGTACCAGGACGGGAGCTTTCAgtgtttcagcaccatggacagctccgGCAACACCACCTAGCATCAAAATGATTCTAAATCGCAAAACGGTTACACAAAGTGAGAAGAACCTACGCCGTGCCCTTTCCGTCATAAACCCACGTAGTTGAAGCAAGGCCCTGGTGAACCGAGGCGACGTAGAACGCGCAGGCATTGAGATGGAGCACGAAGAGCAGGTAGCCTGTGGTGCGAGCAACTCTgcatcagacacacaaccacggaaaaatacacaaatcaatTTTAAAATCAAGGTTCTGTTTCAAATGATTTCAAGACACAAGAGGGTGTACCAAGATTATAAAGCGACTTTCTATTCTActgttcattcatttgttttatacTACGACACAACTCCAACATTTGAATGGCCTCATTATACTATTGCAccttttgattgaattaaaagaaaatcagattttcatgttttatgataaattacatttttattcctTTCTATATACTTTTCTGTTCaacttcttttttattttatttttttttaaagttttgttatTTACTATGctatgatatattttattactcAAAGAAGTATAGTGATTGAAAAAGCATGGAATTTTACTATATGAGTTAAGggtaataaatactgtatactAAGCCAAAAATACTCATAGCGATAGCCATAAAACTGTCATTTTAATGTAACtgaaataaatgtcaaaagaaGATATACTATAATATATTCAGTGAATGTGAGAATGAACTTGCTCCTTTGATCCATGAGCATTTACCTCCAGATGTAAGCCTTGGCCATGATGCTCTCAAGTCGATCGCTGAATTCAAAAAACGAGTCAATCTAGTCGAcagaaggaaacacaaagaaaactgtgAAGTCTTGTTAAacccaaacttttttttccattatttgtAAAAACTGATGTGTTGCCTGCCTACCCTTATCCACCGATTGAGTCTGTAGATGGTGGAGAATTGAAAGTGCAGGCAGAGAATGTCGAAGGGGACGATACTGAATAGAtcaatctacacacacacagaggaacaataataaaaacacttatGGTCACAAAACTTCGCTCGCTGGGAGGTTACAGTGAGTTGTAGGTTATGTGTAGGTATGAAATGTTGGGCTCCAAAGGGCCACAGGATGAATCTGACAGGACATCAGATGTCAAGGGACCGTTAAGTACACACTGCTTTTAGTAATCTCTGatattggattttattttacaagCGTACAATtgtatgttttcatatttcaaacCTCTCTAAAGCAATTCTAACTAAAACAagtcaaaatatattaaaccTGTGTGTAGCCTACATCGTTGGAAGTGATTTTGCTTTATTACCTTAAATCGTTGTGATTTTCGATAGTGAACCTTTGTCATAACTCTGTCTTTCTGTAGGGGAGAGAGGATTGTGTCGGTTACACACAGTAAAACAATGCAACTCAAAGCTaacaatcacagacacaggACAATGACAGGGATTGTGACTCACTATGATGTCGCCGCCTTTCACAAACTGAAGGCGGGGCTGCCAAATGACGATGTCAATCACATTCACTAAGTCACTGAGAACATCAAAAACTATCCAGAAGGGGTTAGCAGTTGCGTTATGGAAAGGGAACGCCAACCGGGCCGAGCAAAACCAAAGGTTGTAGTTGTAGGCCACGGCTACCACAGTCAACCAGGCGATGTAGCGGCGGTCtggagacagaagacagaacGGTTTTCAGTCTTTTTACTTGTTCATGTTTCATTTGAACTCAGCTGTCAGGTCGTCTGTGTGCACCTCTCCTACCTGTGAAAGGATCTATGGTGGTTCCAATGGTCGAGTCCATCATTTCCTCAATTGGCTGAATGAGGACGTCAAAGCAGGAGCAGCTGATTTCCGGGAGGAACCTTGCTTTCTTCCTGGCCTCTTCCgccagcctctcctcctccgctttcttctcagcctccagcctcttctcctcgtccttcttcttcttatccTCCGCCTTTTTAGCGGCCTCCTCTGCCTTCTTTTTATCCGCTTCCTCTTTCGCTaaccgctcctcctccttcaaccTGATG
The window above is part of the Platichthys flesus chromosome 21, fPlaFle2.1, whole genome shotgun sequence genome. Proteins encoded here:
- the LOC133932728 gene encoding cyclic nucleotide-gated cation channel beta-3-like translates to MLSRLKRLVGAPEPPPAPAAAPPPSLDPAAKEEKPPEKDENEQPNKEEEKKGEEKKDDKKEEGQKEEAKKEEEPKPAAPAAPAAAAPAPAAPAAAAAPAAAAPPADPANPEGPEGEQAEPPPPPPVVYNRYADDTLRDLIKRLRERTEVLREKAIDPYATSPEITPPVTPIMKKEDYIRLKEEERLAKEEADKKKAEEAAKKAEDKKKKDEEKRLEAEKKAEEERLAEEARKKARFLPEISCSCFDVLIQPIEEMMDSTIGTTIDPFTDRRYIAWLTVVAVAYNYNLWFCSARLAFPFHNATANPFWIVFDVLSDLVNVIDIVIWQPRLQFVKGGDIIKDRVMTKVHYRKSQRFKIDLFSIVPFDILCLHFQFSTIYRLNRWIRIDSFFEFSDRLESIMAKAYIWRVARTTGYLLFVLHLNACAFYVASVHQGLASTTWVYDGKGTAYLRCYYFAVRSLINIGGLPEPVTIFEILFQMINFFIGVFVFSSLIGQMRDVIGAATAGQTYFRASMDGCVEYMNTYTISKVVQNRVRTWYNYTWAEQGMLDESELLDKMPLVMRIAIAVDINLATFQKIALFQGCDQQMLVDMLLRLKSIVYLPGDFVVKKGDIGKEMYIIKGGAVQVVGGPDNSIVFVTLKAGCVFGEISLLQSAKDGGNRRTANVKAHGFANLFVLEKKDLFDILVHYPESQKVLARKGRQLLKAKGPVVAKTTEEKKKGMTLFGTKPQTPKLMRAFADMRKGGFMERLKKAAADAN